GTTCGAAAAGCCCTCGATTATCCAGGCATTGAATTGCGAGGAATACATTGTCATGTGGGTTCGCAATTGCTCGACACAGAAGCGCATACCGCAGCCATAGATGTGATGGTGGAATTCGCCAAAGAAATCCTCGACGAAACCGGCTTTCTAATTGAAGATATTGACACTGGTGGCGGACTAGGTATTAGATACGTCGAGGGCCAAAACCCACCGACGATTGACCAATTTGCCAATGCTGTAGTTAGTGCACTAAAGCGCTCATTGGACAAGCATTGTTTTCCAAAACCCCGTCTAATTCAAGAGCCTGGGCGCTCAATCGTTGGGACGGCAGGCATAACACTCTACCATGTTGGAGCCGTAAAAAAAGTTCCAATACCCCAAAAGCCAGGGTATAAGACTTACATAATTGTGGATGGCGGGATGAGTGACAATCCGCGGCCACTGCTTTATGGAGCACTTTACGAAGCAATTATAGCAAACCGGGCAAACGAACCTGCTACTCAAATAGCAACTATATCAGGCAAGCATTGTGAGACTGACACACTCATACCGGAGGCAAGGATTGCTGAAACTCAACCTGGCGATGTGCTTGCCGTGTTCTGCACCGGTGCATACACTTTTGATATGGCTAGCAACTACAACCGTTTTTGCAGACCTGCGGTCGTACTCGTCCTGGACGGACAAGCCGACGTGATTGTCGAGCGTGAGAGCCTCGAAGATCTTATCAGACGAGAAATAATCCCACCCCGTCTTAGGTAGCAAAGGAATCTTCAAATGCTTAACATACAAGAAATTGCCATGTATGTGGTGGCATTTCTGATTGCCGTAACGGTGCATGAGTATGCCCATGCACGCGCCGCTGTATCCGCCGGCGATGAGACACCAAAACTAAACGGTAGAGTTTCTCTTAACCCAATTGACCATCTTGACCCAGTCGGCACGCTAATGTTCGCGTTTACACTTTTATATGGATTCGGCATTGCGTGGGGGAAACCTGTACCTGTCAATCCGTATAATTTTCGAAGCCCTCGCTGGGACCAGCTAAAAGTTTCAATATGGGGGCCCGTATCAAATATCATTGTGGCATTTGTATTATCAATGATTTATCGATTCAACCTCGTTCCCATTTCAGGGGCTTTCCAAAAACTTTTCTTCATCCTGATATTGTTCAACTTGAGAATTGCTTTCTTCAACCTAATTCCGGTTCCGCCGCTAGATGGTTCACATATACTTTCAAGCCTACTCCCAATCAACCAAGCACGAACTTACGA
This portion of the Armatimonadota bacterium genome encodes:
- the lysA gene encoding diaminopimelate decarboxylase, translated to MLFGTQKINSKGHLEIGGCDTVELAEKFGTPLYVMDEAHLRQNCQAYLNSFRTRYPNTEIAFAGKAFLPMAMCRIVDQEGLYLDVASGGELYTALKAGFPPERILLHGNCKTADELQMALDNGVGRIVVDNLTELEKLNTLAVERKQKAQILFRVTPGVDPHTHRLISTGQEDTKFGFNIKSGAAMDAVRKALDYPGIELRGIHCHVGSQLLDTEAHTAAIDVMVEFAKEILDETGFLIEDIDTGGGLGIRYVEGQNPPTIDQFANAVVSALKRSLDKHCFPKPRLIQEPGRSIVGTAGITLYHVGAVKKVPIPQKPGYKTYIIVDGGMSDNPRPLLYGALYEAIIANRANEPATQIATISGKHCETDTLIPEARIAETQPGDVLAVFCTGAYTFDMASNYNRFCRPAVVLVLDGQADVIVERESLEDLIRREIIPPRLR
- a CDS encoding site-2 protease family protein, with protein sequence MLNIQEIAMYVVAFLIAVTVHEYAHARAAVSAGDETPKLNGRVSLNPIDHLDPVGTLMFAFTLLYGFGIAWGKPVPVNPYNFRSPRWDQLKVSIWGPVSNIIVAFVLSMIYRFNLVPISGAFQKLFFILILFNLRIAFFNLIPVPPLDGSHILSSLLPINQARTYDLLVARYGILLLILLIFTGIAGMITNVPTNLFIRLFLGT